Below is a window of Equus quagga isolate Etosha38 chromosome 1, UCLA_HA_Equagga_1.0, whole genome shotgun sequence DNA.
ACAAGGGGTATCTTTCCCTTGTCATATTCTCCACAATGTTTCTCTCCCACAACCCCATCCTAACCCGCATGATCCCGAACAATTGCCTTGAAGTCATTCCCTCTCCTTGCTCCAAGGCACAGGGGTAGAAAAGGACCGTGGGTTGGAAAGAGGAAATTGGTGAAGAATAGGACCACTCACAGAAATATAACTTCACAAAACAATTTCATCTCCATGAGACATGGGTCTTTCTTCGTTTCATGAATGTGTCTAAGTCACTAGAACAGTGACTCAATCATctaatacttttaataaatacttgttaaattaatgaacaaaCTTCTGAGTCCTTAACTTACCATAATGGTGACAGATTGCTTCTCCATCATTATTTGGTTCCTTTCCAGGGTTTCACCAAAATTTGATCATCTAACACAATGCCCAGGAAATAATCATCTCTAATCTATTCTGGTCAAGCTAACCATGCTTGTTGGCCAAAACCGCAGTGTTCTCTGAGGCCTGCAGGTGGCACTCAGGCACTATCCTGCctgaaagggagcagagaaaccTTTGGTAGGCCAGGAACCCACGCCTGAAGTGCAAGAGGAGATATttgtaggtttctttttttttttttccatctttcatgTTCCCCTTTCCATTCTATCCATTTAAGCTAGTAGTAAGTTGTGTGTGTCAGAACTTCCTGCCTGGGGGAGGTCAGGGAGGAATGCAGAGTAAATCTGGaactttttgtgctttttttcccctaaaagtcAAAAACCTAGAGATAGAataaaatttgaggaaataaacaTGGAGAAGCggaagggaaagaaatgggaTTCTCCTTATTAAAGAGAGCCTGGGCCGTCGGCTTGTTTGCAAGAGGAGCTGTGCATGGCTCCCTGGCCTCAAAGGgacactgtggtaggcagcccacatacaaagtagaggaagatgggcatggatgttagctcagggccagtcttcctcagcaaaaaaaaaaaaagaggaggattggcagcagatgttagctcaaggctattcttcctcaaaaaaaaaaaaaaaagtcctaccTTCTTCTTTTGCTCCTGTCTTTTGAACAAAGCCTCATTTCTCCTATTATACCAAGacaaattataaaaggaaaataattgttgCTGTCCTTGAGCCACTGTCACATCTCAGGCAGCATCTGCTCCCATACTACCTTCTGTACCAGACTTCACTACCTGCTCATGAAATACAACTCAGCTTAGGAAGAGACCAAGCAGAACTCAAATCTATGTTTAAAGACCTTATAATAAATTCTAATCTCAGATagaaattttctgctttttcattatCCACAAAAGTTCTTCTCCATTTAACACAGGCCATCAAGTAATGCTGAAACAAGTACATATTTTTGTAAGGAGAAATATGATTTCCCAAAGTGACTaagaaattaaaccacaatgtGAAGTCATACTTTCTGGTATAAAATTACTAACATACCTGTAAAAGCCACAGTCACCTGTCATATTAACCAGCAACCTCAAGAatgaaaatatctctttaaaaatgtccaaATCTTCCTGTGTGCTAGACATTAAATAGAAAGTACCATTTGCTCTGAGTTCAGGAGAATTTCCTGCTACACATACTGAAATATGTCCCCGATCAAAGTGGTGTGAAATCAGACTGCAGATAAACAGATTATGATTGcaaattttaagatgttttgaATAGCAACATGAAAGTTAAAACACGCCCTGCTTATTTTCTTCAGCATTTGGGATTACGTTACATAGACTAGTGAATGAGGATCTAAAAATTCTATTGAAGTTACTCTTTGGCAATGACAGAGTCACTTCACCAATAATTACACATGcaaagaaactaatttttaaaataatatttcaggggctggcccagtgttgtAGTagtcaagtttgcatgctctgcttcagcagcctggggttcacaggttaggatcccaggcacagacctacacaccgctcatcaggccatgttgtggcagcatcccacacacaaaaaataaaggaagactggcacaaatgttagctcagcaacaatcttcctcaagctaaaaggggaggattggcaatggatggtagcttagggccaaccttcctcaccccctaaaaaataacagcaatatttcattttgttaaatgacTTAATAATGTTAAGAAATGGTGGGGCCACCCCggtggcgagtggttaagttcacgcgctctgctgcaggtggcccagtgtttagtcagtttgaatcctgggtgcagacatggtaccactcatcaagccacgctgaggcagtgccccacatgccacagctagaaggacccacaactaagaatatacactatgtactggggggctttggggagaaaaaggaaaaaagtaaaatcttaaaattaaaaaaaaaagaaatggaaaggtccTGTAGGGAATGGTTTGGAGCATGGCCCCGATGCCTGCTTCAGGACCAAGGCACTCAGACCCCAGCTGCTGAGAGTACTGGTTTGCTGATGGCTCACAGCTGAGTCCCCTTCTGCCTCTCCCCCTCTGCCAAAGCCTTGCCCAAggttttcctcctcctcaggggTATCCCACATTTACTGACTGGTCAATAACAGGGTACAAAGGCCTGCCCCCTTGCCTCAGTTCAGGGTGACTCTGAAAGGAAACTCGAGCTCCAGGGCTCCCAACAGGATTTTCTGAGGCCTCTATTGCAAATTGTTCacagttcaacttctccctctgtccaACCCTGCTTCCATCACTGCATTACGGATGTTCCCAAGAGCATTCCAATAATCCTCCTGCACACAGATCTCCAACTCGAGTCTTCTTCCCAGGGAACTCGACTTAACACAGTTGGTACTGAAAGTGGTCCTAGAAATGAGACTCTAAAATGAGGTTTTGGCGCTGAATTCCCTGCCAGCCAGCTGCCAGTGAGAACCCTTACCACTGGGGAGTGGAGTACTGACAACACCTAGCATACTGCGGCAGTGTGATTACGAATCTGAATCCACCTATGATAAAGCTGTGTCCCACCTGCTTACCcgtaatttaaagtaaataaaacatggCGCTTTTTGCATTTATTGCATGGAATTTTTCTGTCGATATAGCTTGGACCAGACTGCCACCTCCTGGAGAAGCTGATGAATACTGGGGACTGAGGTGCTCTCATCTGCTTGGGGAGTCAATATTAAGAAATTGCGTCTCAGCACCAATTCCTAGCCCCTTGTACCCTCTGTGAACAAGTTTTTGCACAGAACCAAGACTTCAAAGAACTTGCGCATCACAATCTTTTCACCtagaaatttaaacaaaagcCAACATTTGTAGAGCGCTCATTGTGTGCCAAGTGCTTTAATTCTTAATCCTCTCAATAGCCCTatgaggtaggaattattattataaacacaTCCAcgctacagatggggaaattaaatattaacttAAGGTGACTGCACAATAAGCGGAATCCGCACTTTAGAATCCAAAGACTGCGGGAGCGCAAGCGCCGTAACCAAGCAACCGGCTCGACTTAGCCTAGCACCCGGGCATGCGCAGAAAAACACGGAAGCAAATACTGTGGGAATTGTAGGAGGCGGGCGCTGAGGGGCGTGGCGGGGCCTCTAAGATCCCAGCAGTCCCTTCATGCCGCCgccaagatggcggcgcccatgTTGCGGTGCACCTCCTGGGTCAGGTGGTGTGGCACCCCAGGCCTGTCAGGAGTCTTGCTCCTGGGGCTGCGTGCGGCCCACTCGGGCGCACAGGGGTTGCTGGCGGCGCAGAAGGCTCGGGGTCTGTTCAAGGAGTTTTTCCCCGACAGGGGTACGAAGATAGAGCTCCCAGAGCTCTTCGACCGTCGTACGGCGGGCCACCTTCCCCAGACCATCTACTGCGGCTTCGACCCCACGGCCGACTCGCTTCATGTGGGGCACCTGCTGACACTCCTGGGCCTGTTTCACTTCCAGCGAGCCGGCCACAATGTGATCGCGCTGGTGGGAGGCGCCACGGCGCGCCTGGGCGACCCCAGCGGCCGCACTAAGGAGCGCGAGGCGCTGGACGCAGAGCGCGTGCAAAGCAACGCGCGCGCCCTGCGCCGAGAGCTCGAGACCCTGGCCGCACATCACCAGCAGCTCTTCACGAATGGGCGGACCTGGGGCAGCTTCACGGTGCTGGACAACTCGATCTGGtaccagcagcagcacctggtGGACTTCCTAGCGGCAGTGGGCGGTCACTTCCGCATGGGCACGCTGCTGAGCCGGCAGAGCGTCCAGACTCGGCTCAAGAGCCCCGAAGGCATGAGTTTGGCCGAGTTTTTATACCAGGTGCTCCAGGCCTATGATTTCTACTACCTGTTCCAGCGGTATGGATGCCGGGTCCAGCTGGGGGGATCTGATCAGCTGGGCAATATCATGTCCGGATACGAGTTCATCCACAAGTAAGCGCCGTTAGACCAAGGAGAAATCCTGGGACCAAACCATTTACTCGCGAATAGCCTGTGATGCACTGCTAGGATTGTGGAATGACGCCCTGCGTTCAACCCCGCGTTTGTTTCGTCCCCGTTAAGCGTCCGCAATAGTGTTAACATCCCTGGCTAATGAGAACTAAAGGGCTGAATTAATGGTATTAGGTATGGGACGTATTCTGGAGCCCTGCAGGAGATAGACCACTAGTCAGGATTCGGACTCTATCTGTTTTGCTTCCCCTAAGTAGCTCTTTCTGTGGTTTTCAgaaattgcttttctttgtttatgcCTGAACGCACTGAGCCTCTTTGGGTACCTCTGCTTTAGCCCTGCACCTTCCTTGAAGCTAGTGTTAGTCCTTGGTTggcatttcaaaaaaaaaattttttttttaactccgaCTATTTGGCAAATAATGTAGGTTTTAACGACATTTTCCTGAGGGGGCTGAACTACAGGGCTAGCCCATGTgctcctcattttaaaaatccttttaaaaaacatgtcCTTTAGTGCTCTGCCTGACTCCCCCTgtattcacttttttctcctcttcccacccagCCTTTAAAAATGTCTAGGCCCGAGTTATGCAGCACCCCCCCTTGGCTTGCCCGGAGTCACTGGTTCAATTGCAGTTCAGAATGACAGATGCCAAAATTGAGTGAGTGGTGTGAAAGCAGTAAGAGCGAGAAGAATCTGGATTTAGGAGGTCAAGCAAGTTTTATTAGAGCAAGAGACCAGACTGAAGTCTGAAAAGTGAGCAGAAGCTACCACCACTTGTGCCTGAAGCACATAATGAAGTTCTTCTTTATGCGTAGGTTGACTGGAGAAGATGTATTTGGAATCACTGTCCCTCTAATTACAAGTACAACTGGAGCAAAACTGGGAAAGTCTGCTGGCAATGCTGTTTGGCTAAACAGAGATAAGACATCTCCGTTTGAATTATATCAGTTCTTTGTCAGGCAGCAAGATGATTCGGTAGAAAGGTGAGTTCTTAATAGcatgctgagaaaaattaaattcgTAAGCTCGTGATATAATTGTAGCCATTGAATTTCTATGTATCCTTTATAGAtttgtgtggatttttttcttaggtTCTGTTTAAGGCATAAACCATTACATTACAGAACATGGTAATTTtaactgttctaaaattaaatactttctgTTGGTTAAAGCAGAAGCCCACTGTGGTTGCTAGAAAATTTAGAGCCAAGTTTGTGACCCACACCTGGCAAGTACTTAGGACATCATCAgttcttgtatattctagttttttcACTCCTTTCATCTTAAACTTGACTAGCCCTTATTATATCTTTGTCactaaagttctttttctttaatgtaacTTACAACACTTTTTGaagatcctttttaaaaatggttttct
It encodes the following:
- the YARS2 gene encoding tyrosine--tRNA ligase, mitochondrial, giving the protein MAAPMLRCTSWVRWCGTPGLSGVLLLGLRAAHSGAQGLLAAQKARGLFKEFFPDRGTKIELPELFDRRTAGHLPQTIYCGFDPTADSLHVGHLLTLLGLFHFQRAGHNVIALVGGATARLGDPSGRTKEREALDAERVQSNARALRRELETLAAHHQQLFTNGRTWGSFTVLDNSIWYQQQHLVDFLAAVGGHFRMGTLLSRQSVQTRLKSPEGMSLAEFLYQVLQAYDFYYLFQRYGCRVQLGGSDQLGNIMSGYEFIHKLTGEDVFGITVPLITSTTGAKLGKSAGNAVWLNRDKTSPFELYQFFVRQQDDSVERYLKLFTFLPLPEIDHIMQQHVKEPEKRGPQKRLAAEVTKLVHGQEGLDSAKRCTQALYHSSIDALEVMSDQELKELFKEASFSELVLDPGTSVLDTCRKANAIPDGPRGYRMITEGGVSINHRQVTNPESVLVVGQHILKNGLSLLKIGKRNFYIIKWLQL